The genomic interval CAAGATAATATAATGCAGCATCCGGATCGCTTCCGCGCATAGATTTTATGAATGCCGATATGACATTGTAATGCTCCTCACCGTCCTTATCATACAATAGCGCCTTTTTCTGGATTGCCTCATGGATTATCTCAGATGTAATATGTCTTGTGCCGTCTTTATCAGGGGCAGTAGTCATAACCGCTGCCTCAATTGTATTAAGGGCGCTCCTCCCATCTCCATGAGAGTATTCTGCAATTATATCTATTGCGCCATCTCCAATATTTAACCTGTATTTGCCTAAACCCATTTCCTTATCATCTATTGCCCTCTGGATAATCTTTTTAATATCTTCCTGCAAAAGTTGTTTTAAAAGCAGAACCTTGCATCTTGAAAGGAGCGGCGCATTCATCTCAAATGACGGGTTTTCTGTAGTAGCGCCGATGAGGGTTATTGTGCCGTCCTCCACATGATGAAGAAATGCATCCTGCTGGGATTTGTTAAATCTGTGGATTTCATCAACAAAAAGGATTGTCTTTCTCTTATGGTAAACAAATTCGTCTTTTGCCTCTTTTATGACCTCTCTTATTTCCTTTACACCTGAAAGGACTGCTGAAAATGATATAAACCTGCTCCCTGTTGACTCTGCAATTATATTTGCAATGGTTGTCTTACCTGTACCCGGAGGTCCCCAGAGTATTATTGAAGGGACATCTTTTCTTTCAATCAGATTTCTTAAAAATCTGCCCTTTGCAACAAGATGCCCCTGCCCTACAAATTCATCAAGGTTTTTTGGACGCATCCTGTCTGCGAGAGGCGCAGGCGGTCTTGCAGGCTCACTCGGTTTAACATCAAATAATTCCACGAATTTAATATAGCATAAAACCTAAAAATAGACATTGATTTTTGGGAAAACCTGCCTGTCTGCCGTGCCAACGGCACAGGCAGGCAAGTTTGTCCAATAGCGAGGTTTTTAATCGCTACTTTACGGATAAAATTTTGATTTTGAAAATACGCAGGCAATATGCTATCTTGCAGGAAAACTGAATTATTGGGAGGAATATTTTGTCAGGGCATATTATAGAAAATCTTGGGGATTGGAAAAGGGACGTTTACTGTGGAGATACAACTGCGCCTCATATCGGGAAAGAGATAATGCTTATGGGCTGGGTTCAAAGGCGGCGCGACCACGGGAACTTGATATTTATTGATTTGCGGGACAGGACAGGCATTGTTCAGGTTGTATTCAATCCTGAATTTGAAAAATTAGTCCACGAAAAGGCGCATCATATAAGAAATGAATTTGTCATCGCAGTTAAAGGCATTGTTTCAAAAAGACCGGCAGGCACTGAAAATCCTGATTTAAGGACAGGCGCGATTGAAGTCCATGTCAAAGAATTGAAGATTTTAAATGAGTCTCAGCCGCTCCCATTTCTTATTGAAGATGATATTGACGCTACTGAAAATATAAGGCTGAAATACAGGTATCTTGATTTGAGAAGGCCTGCCTTGCAGAAAAACCTTATCCTGCGCCACAAAATATGCAAGGTGGTGCGGGATTTTCTTTCTGATAAAGGAGGCTTCATTGAACTTGAAACGCCTATGCTTACAAAATCAACGCCTGAAGGCGCAAGGGACTATCTTGTGCCGAGCAGATTAAACCCCGGACATTTCTATGCACTGCCTCAGTCCCCGCAATTATTTAAACAAATATTGATGGTATCTGGCTTTGACAGGTATTTTCAGATTGTCCGGTGTTTCAGAGATGAGGACTTAAGGGCGGACAGACAGCCTGAATTTACACAGATAGACGCTGAGATGAGTTTTGTTGACAAGGAAGATGTAATGGACATAATGGAAAAACTCATTGCAGAGGTCTTTGAAAAGGCAGCGGATAAAAAACTTTGCCTGCCATTTCCAAGATTGACATACAAAGAGGCAATAAGCAGGTTCGGGCTTGATAACCCTGATACAAGGTTCGGGCTTGAGTTAAAGGATGTTACAGAGATTGTCCGAAATTCAGACTTTAAGGTATTCAAAGATGCTGTCCATAAACGCGGAATTGTCCAGATAATCAATGCAAAAAACTGCGCTGAATTTTCAAGAAAGGAACTTGATGAATTAACAGAACTCGCTGCAACTTACGGCGCAAAGGGTCTTGCGTGGGTCAAAATCACAAAAGATGGCTGGCAGTCGCCTATTGCAAAGTTTTTAAAAGATGCAGAAAAAGATGGCATTGTAAAAACCACAGATGCTGTTATAGGTGATTTGCTCCTTTTTGCTGCTGATGTGCCGAAGGTCGTGAATACAACGCTTGGCAGAATCAGGCTCAACCTTGCTGAGAGACTGAACCTTATACCAAAAGACACCTTTAATTTTGTATGGGTAACAGACTTCCCTCTCCTTGAATATGATGAAGAAGAAAAGAGGTTTGTTGCAGTCCATCATCCTTTCACAGCGCCTGTAGATGAGGATACTCCTAAACTTGATGTCAATCCCATTGAGGCAAGGGCAAAGGCTTATGACCTTGTCCTAAACGGCTCTGAAATCGGCGGCGGAAGCATAAGGATACACAGACAGGATATTCAGTCAAAGATATTTGACAAACTCGGCATATCAAAGGATGAGGCAAGGCTTAAATTCGGCTTTCTACTGGATGCCCTCGAATTCGGCACCCCCCCTCACGGCGGCATTGCATTCGGACTTGACAGGCTCTGCGCAATAATCTGCAATGCACAGTCCATAAGGGATGTCATAGCATTTCCAAAAACCCAGAAAGGCACATGCCTTATGACAGAAGCACCATCACTTGTAGAAAAGAAACAGATGGATGAACTGTTTATAAGATTAAAAACAGAGGTTCCCAAATAAAACATTCATGCCGACAAGTTGGCACAAAGGAGAATGAAAATATTATCAACCCCTCGGAGGGTATTTTCAAGTGAAAATCTCAGAGATATTTTTCAGTATACAGGGGGAGTCAAGTTATGCAGGGCTCCCCTGTATTTTTATAAGGCTTGCAGGGTGTAACCTGCGATGTGTTTACTGCGATACGGTTTATGCACAAGATATGGAGCAGGGCTATGAGATGCCTATTGATGAGATTCTGCATGAGGTAAAAAAATTCAAATGCAAGATGGTTGAAATAACAGGCGGCGAGCCGCTTATGCAGGATGAGGCCGTGCCTCTTATAAATAAACTATTTGCATTAAAATATAAAGTTCTTCTTGAAACAAACGGTACAATAAGTTTAAAAGGCATAGACAAACGGGTTGTAAAAATCATGGATATAAAAACGCCCGGAGGCGGATTTGCACAGGATTTTATGGAAGGAAATCTAAAATATCTTAAAAAAAATGATGAGATAAAGTTTGTTCTTATGGACAGAAACGACTATGAATGGGCAAAGGAAATTATAAAAAGATATTCCCTAGACAAAAAGACAAAGGTATTATTATCTGCTGCCCACAAGAAACTATCCCTTGATAAACTTTCAAAATGGATTTTAGAAGATGGACTGCATGCAAGACTACAGCCGCAGATGCATAAAATTATTTGGGGAGAAAAAAGAGGAGTTTAATTGTTATATGTCCTTGCATAAGTAAGATGTCATTGCGAGGATTTTTGTTCCGAAGCAATCTCTAATTATTTGATTTTATTGGAGCGGGCGACGGGATTCGAACCCGCGACCCCAACCTTGGCAAGGTTGTGCTCTACCAGCTGAGCTACACCCGCTTAAAGACAGTGAATAGTTATTAGTAAGTGGTGTTTAGTAAATACTAGACAAAAACTTTTTTACATTAATTCCTGTAAAGATTAATAATAACTTGTTTTAGAATTTATCATACTATATAATGCTGTCAAGATTTTTTTCTATCATATGGATAAATCCCAAGAGGAAATTCAGAAACCAAAAAACTGGTTTGAGAGTCTGGACTGTGCTATAGAGGGTGCTATCTTCGCTGTAAAGACTGAACGGCACATGAGGTATCACTATGTAATTGCTGCTGTTATCCTGCTGACAAGTCTTCTGCTGA from Deltaproteobacteria bacterium carries:
- a CDS encoding radical SAM protein, yielding MKISEIFFSIQGESSYAGLPCIFIRLAGCNLRCVYCDTVYAQDMEQGYEMPIDEILHEVKKFKCKMVEITGGEPLMQDEAVPLINKLFALKYKVLLETNGTISLKGIDKRVVKIMDIKTPGGGFAQDFMEGNLKYLKKNDEIKFVLMDRNDYEWAKEIIKRYSLDKKTKVLLSAAHKKLSLDKLSKWILEDGLHARLQPQMHKIIWGEKRGV
- the aspS gene encoding aspartate--tRNA ligase, with translation MIENLGDWKRDVYCGDTTAPHIGKEIMLMGWVQRRRDHGNLIFIDLRDRTGIVQVVFNPEFEKLVHEKAHHIRNEFVIAVKGIVSKRPAGTENPDLRTGAIEVHVKELKILNESQPLPFLIEDDIDATENIRLKYRYLDLRRPALQKNLILRHKICKVVRDFLSDKGGFIELETPMLTKSTPEGARDYLVPSRLNPGHFYALPQSPQLFKQILMVSGFDRYFQIVRCFRDEDLRADRQPEFTQIDAEMSFVDKEDVMDIMEKLIAEVFEKAADKKLCLPFPRLTYKEAISRFGLDNPDTRFGLELKDVTEIVRNSDFKVFKDAVHKRGIVQIINAKNCAEFSRKELDELTELAATYGAKGLAWVKITKDGWQSPIAKFLKDAEKDGIVKTTDAVIGDLLLFAADVPKVVNTTLGRIRLNLAERLNLIPKDTFNFVWVTDFPLLEYDEEEKRFVAVHHPFTAPVDEDTPKLDVNPIEARAKAYDLVLNGSEIGGGSIRIHRQDIQSKIFDKLGISKDEARLKFGFLLDALEFGTPPHGGIAFGLDRLCAIICNAQSIRDVIAFPKTQKGTCLMTEAPSLVEKKQMDELFIRLKTEVPK
- a CDS encoding replication-associated recombination protein A, producing MRPKNLDEFVGQGHLVAKGRFLRNLIERKDVPSIILWGPPGTGKTTIANIIAESTGSRFISFSAVLSGVKEIREVIKEAKDEFVYHKRKTILFVDEIHRFNKSQQDAFLHHVEDGTITLIGATTENPSFEMNAPLLSRCKVLLLKQLLQEDIKKIIQRAIDDKEMGLGKYRLNIGDGAIDIIAEYSHGDGRSALNTIEAAVMTTAPDKDGTRHITSEIIHEAIQKKALLYDKDGEEHYNVISAFIKSMRGSDPDAALYYLARMLEAGEDPLFIARRMVIFASEDIGNADPNALRVAISVKDAFDFVGMPEGWIPLAQGVAYLATAPKSNASYTAYLGALEDVREKGSLPVPLHIRNAPTKLMKELGYGKGYKYPHDYEKRDVKQDYLPEKLKDKRYYRPKDIGYEKVIKEDIDRKEKK